The following coding sequences lie in one Rhizobium sp. ZPR4 genomic window:
- a CDS encoding curlin, with the protein MTRNVFKILTVTLLAGSLGQAALSVPAYAGGRISFNLAPDNAEDADLFSTGLRVYSLYRGLKGANIRQLGRDNAAGIAQAGRGNLGFIRQQGDGHSATLRQNGNNNAYGIFQYGRNTETDVVQDGDNGVGATFSYGW; encoded by the coding sequence ATGACCCGCAATGTGTTTAAGATCCTTACCGTCACTCTTCTTGCCGGGAGCCTGGGACAAGCAGCCTTGTCTGTGCCAGCCTATGCCGGCGGCCGGATCTCGTTCAATCTCGCGCCTGATAATGCCGAGGATGCAGATCTTTTCTCAACCGGACTGCGCGTCTATTCGCTCTACCGCGGTCTGAAGGGCGCCAACATCCGGCAGCTGGGCCGGGATAACGCGGCTGGCATCGCTCAGGCTGGCCGTGGAAACCTCGGCTTCATCCGGCAGCAGGGCGATGGTCATTCCGCGACCTTGCGGCAGAACGGCAACAACAATGCCTATGGCATTTTCCAATATGGGCGAAATACGGAAACCGACGTGGTGCAGGATGGGGATAACGGCGTTGGTGCGACCTTCAGCTATGGCTGGTAA
- a CDS encoding LysR family transcriptional regulator — protein MKRYRLNLPPLDTLLFFEAAYRAGGFRRSAAEMNVSQAAVSKRIRQLEEWMGEPLFVRDGNRLRPTPLGEKLYQTSSMTLEFLHQGLSTLRIQARRPLSIGANTPVGMFWLTPHLRDFGLSSNACPTRVITSDDPQDLFDHDNDLTVTYGDGALPGRISTRLFGEELTPMASPEIADRFDGVSSIHEIPQDRRPALLNFERASPDWVDWRVWFQRVSFPDFDAWPNKTLSTYSQTIGDAIKGKGIALGSIRLLRAEVASGSLRRIGSEVLTSGRGYYISHGERSGLSEGAKSLMEFLIIAARREAG, from the coding sequence ATGAAGAGATATCGTCTGAATCTGCCGCCACTCGACACGTTGTTGTTCTTCGAGGCTGCTTATCGGGCCGGTGGTTTCAGGCGTAGCGCCGCCGAGATGAACGTGTCTCAGGCGGCAGTGAGCAAGCGTATCCGACAGCTTGAAGAGTGGATGGGCGAACCTCTGTTCGTCAGGGATGGCAATCGGCTGCGCCCGACGCCGCTGGGCGAAAAGCTTTATCAGACTTCGAGCATGACGCTCGAATTCCTGCATCAGGGTCTGAGTACGCTTCGGATCCAGGCGCGGCGGCCGCTGTCGATCGGTGCGAATACGCCTGTCGGCATGTTCTGGCTGACGCCGCATCTGCGCGACTTCGGCTTGTCGTCGAATGCTTGCCCAACCCGCGTGATCACATCCGACGACCCGCAGGACCTGTTCGACCATGACAACGATCTCACCGTGACCTATGGTGACGGCGCGCTGCCGGGCCGCATATCTACGAGACTTTTCGGTGAAGAGCTGACCCCAATGGCCTCTCCGGAGATCGCCGATCGTTTTGATGGTGTGTCGTCGATACACGAAATCCCGCAGGATCGCCGTCCGGCCCTGTTGAACTTCGAGCGCGCGTCCCCCGATTGGGTTGATTGGCGGGTGTGGTTTCAGAGGGTTTCATTCCCAGATTTCGACGCTTGGCCCAATAAGACGCTGTCGACCTATTCGCAAACGATCGGGGACGCGATTAAGGGCAAGGGCATCGCGCTCGGCAGCATCAGGTTGCTAAGGGCCGAAGTTGCGTCGGGCAGCCTGCGGCGGATCGGAAGCGAAGTTCTGACCTCCGGTCGCGGCTACTATATATCTCACGGTGAGCGCTCCGGCCTGTCCGAAGGTGCGAAGAGCCTCATGGAATTTCTGATCATCGCCGCGCGTCGGGAAGCTGGCTGA
- a CDS encoding NAD(P)-dependent oxidoreductase, translated as MGGPMALRLVAAGYQVTAFDLSQEALARVVSAGAIAASSANECAAQADIFLTSLPRPDHVEKVMSGEGGALASLKSGSIWVDLTTNRNELLFRLRDEAPESVSVVDSPVTGAVDGARNGKLTLFAGSDHATFGRIEPVLAHLGMVIHCGALGTGNVVKLVTNQLWFIAAAAIGEGFATGMANGVELGTLWHAIQNSVGDSFVVRHDAPSIFAGHYDPSFSLDLCLKDLRLIQELNRNVRSAMPMTTAAEGAFALAASRYGANAAELHVAKRIEDDAGLSMRLEGNWIPHGEK; from the coding sequence ATGGGTGGCCCAATGGCGCTCAGGCTGGTGGCTGCGGGATATCAAGTAACCGCGTTTGATCTCAGCCAGGAAGCGTTGGCCAGAGTTGTTTCGGCTGGTGCGATCGCTGCATCTTCGGCCAACGAATGCGCAGCCCAGGCTGATATTTTCCTCACCTCTCTTCCGAGGCCCGACCATGTCGAAAAGGTCATGTCGGGGGAAGGTGGCGCGCTTGCGAGCCTCAAAAGCGGTAGCATCTGGGTCGACCTGACGACGAACCGCAACGAACTTCTATTCCGCCTCAGGGATGAGGCACCCGAAAGCGTCAGCGTGGTCGATTCTCCCGTGACCGGAGCGGTCGACGGTGCCCGGAACGGCAAGCTGACGCTATTTGCCGGAAGTGACCATGCGACCTTCGGGCGCATCGAACCCGTGCTTGCCCATCTCGGCATGGTCATTCATTGTGGTGCTCTCGGAACAGGCAATGTCGTGAAGCTCGTGACCAACCAGCTCTGGTTCATTGCAGCGGCCGCCATCGGGGAAGGCTTTGCCACTGGCATGGCCAATGGAGTCGAACTCGGCACTCTCTGGCATGCGATCCAGAATAGTGTTGGCGACAGCTTTGTGGTCCGTCATGACGCGCCGTCGATCTTCGCTGGCCACTACGACCCCAGCTTTAGCCTCGACCTCTGCCTGAAGGACCTCCGCCTTATCCAGGAACTGAACCGGAATGTTCGATCTGCGATGCCGATGACAACGGCTGCGGAAGGAGCGTTCGCTTTGGCGGCAAGCCGCTACGGCGCGAACGCCGCCGAGCTTCATGTCGCCAAGCGCATCGAGGACGATGCCGGCCTTTCCATGCGCCTGGAAGGCAACTGGATACCTCACGGGGAAAAATAG
- a CDS encoding acyltransferase family protein, protein MNLVLRRSLSPAPNFGHGPSGLAYRRDIDGLRALAIIPVVLYHAGIPGFGGGFVGVDVFFVISGFLMASLISSEIAKGEFSLVQFYERRVRRIFPALFAVLATSSVAAWFLLMPAEFAYFARSLKAASLFTSNIQFDKESGYFDIGAQMKPLLHTWSLAVEEQFYILFPLLLLVVNRFAQRYVAPILAGLLAVSFMASTWTLFRSQPDAFYLLQFRAWELLLGALLAFGVLPMPKQPKVRAGLATAGVLLIAIAIVGFSDRTLFPGPAALIPCLGAALVIHARDELGPASRILQSRPMVFVGLISYSLYLWYWPLIVFSREVTGRELSLMQGSLIVLTSVAMAIISWRFIERPFRGRGSHVKRMPLFASALTVVIAIAGLGDYVAHHGGVPGRLPADVQRVYASTYDQSRFSLPPCFAESDTAGRSAAGIRAGKLCPLGPDNSAKPSFLVWGDSHSGAMAPAIDAAAKQVGITGLFAGHSSCPPLPGVQLTPRGDTELCGDFNGAVRDLIAAQHIPLVFLVAYWPKYVHDAEMPNEGPYFDPSVPPPLEDRSASVVQAMDRLIADLTKQGTRVVLVSDVPEMGRYMPEAIAKAMMRGTSMDVAPPLDYIEKRQALSHAILTRLAAKYGIAIIDPLPLLCGSGRCDSVRNGLPLYKDADHLTATFAATLSPLYIPALSKLVD, encoded by the coding sequence TTGAATCTTGTTCTTCGGCGCTCATTATCTCCAGCGCCAAACTTCGGACATGGGCCGAGCGGCCTTGCGTATCGTCGGGACATCGACGGCCTGCGGGCTCTGGCTATCATTCCCGTCGTTCTCTACCACGCGGGCATCCCCGGCTTTGGTGGCGGTTTCGTCGGCGTCGACGTGTTTTTCGTCATCTCCGGCTTCCTGATGGCATCGCTGATTTCAAGCGAGATCGCAAAGGGCGAGTTCAGTCTCGTTCAATTCTACGAGCGCCGTGTCCGTCGGATTTTCCCGGCATTGTTTGCTGTCCTGGCCACATCTTCGGTTGCGGCATGGTTTCTGCTGATGCCGGCCGAATTTGCCTATTTCGCTCGCAGTTTGAAGGCCGCATCCCTGTTCACATCGAATATTCAATTCGACAAGGAGAGCGGATATTTCGATATCGGTGCGCAGATGAAGCCGCTGCTGCACACCTGGTCCCTGGCGGTCGAAGAGCAGTTCTACATTCTGTTTCCTTTGCTATTGCTGGTCGTCAACCGATTTGCGCAACGGTATGTCGCGCCGATCCTGGCTGGATTACTGGCCGTCTCATTCATGGCAAGCACCTGGACGCTGTTCCGATCTCAGCCTGACGCATTTTATCTGCTGCAATTTCGCGCATGGGAGCTGCTCCTTGGAGCGCTGTTGGCCTTCGGTGTCCTACCGATGCCAAAGCAGCCCAAGGTGCGAGCAGGGCTGGCCACTGCCGGTGTGCTTCTGATCGCGATTGCCATCGTCGGGTTTAGCGACCGGACACTCTTTCCAGGCCCGGCAGCCTTGATACCCTGTCTTGGTGCGGCGCTGGTGATTCACGCGCGAGACGAGCTCGGGCCAGCGAGCAGAATTCTGCAATCGCGACCCATGGTGTTCGTGGGGCTGATCTCCTATTCCCTTTATCTCTGGTACTGGCCGCTCATCGTCTTCAGCCGGGAGGTGACGGGACGAGAGCTTTCGCTGATGCAAGGCAGCCTGATCGTTCTGACGTCTGTCGCCATGGCCATCATCTCATGGCGCTTCATCGAGCGGCCGTTCCGTGGACGCGGTAGCCATGTAAAGCGCATGCCGCTATTTGCCAGCGCGCTGACCGTCGTGATCGCCATTGCCGGATTGGGAGATTATGTCGCTCATCACGGTGGCGTACCGGGGCGACTGCCGGCGGATGTGCAGCGGGTCTATGCTTCCACCTATGATCAGAGCCGCTTCAGCCTGCCGCCGTGCTTTGCCGAATCCGATACGGCGGGGCGCTCGGCTGCAGGGATTCGTGCAGGCAAGCTTTGCCCGCTCGGGCCTGACAACTCGGCGAAGCCCTCTTTTCTCGTCTGGGGTGATTCCCATTCCGGTGCGATGGCGCCGGCCATCGATGCCGCTGCGAAACAGGTTGGCATCACCGGGCTCTTCGCGGGACATTCGTCGTGCCCGCCCTTGCCCGGTGTTCAGCTCACGCCGCGCGGCGATACCGAGCTCTGTGGCGACTTCAACGGCGCGGTGCGCGATCTAATTGCCGCACAACATATTCCGCTGGTCTTCCTGGTGGCTTACTGGCCCAAATATGTCCACGATGCCGAAATGCCCAACGAAGGGCCATATTTCGATCCGTCGGTGCCGCCTCCATTGGAGGATCGGTCGGCATCCGTCGTCCAAGCAATGGACCGTCTGATCGCGGACCTGACCAAACAGGGCACCAGGGTCGTGCTGGTGTCGGATGTTCCCGAAATGGGTCGCTACATGCCGGAAGCCATCGCCAAGGCGATGATGCGAGGCACGTCGATGGATGTCGCGCCGCCGCTCGACTACATCGAGAAACGGCAGGCGCTCTCGCATGCGATCCTGACCCGCCTTGCTGCGAAGTATGGGATTGCAATCATCGATCCGCTTCCTTTGCTTTGTGGCAGCGGTCGCTGCGATTCTGTGCGGAACGGTCTGCCGCTCTACAAGGACGCTGACCACCTCACGGCGACTTTTGCAGCGACCCTCAGTCCTCTCTATATTCCTGCGTTGTCCAAACTCGTCGATTAA
- a CDS encoding YoaK family protein, translating into MLVRQGTHRNEKIDRRLAACLAAIAGALNASAFYAVGFFSANMTGNVSTLSDHLAEGQWLSSLFYGGIVIAFILGAAASTLIVNAGRRRNIHAIYAYSILTEAILLAALGCADLWLLAAWRTPVLVLGLAFLMGLQNAVVTRISDARVRTTHVSGMATDIGIELAVALDALRGREQPSEARHNLGKLRLHLYTIVSFLLGGVLGVFVYRAIGGYLLLLAAAALVAIALDAILRARRVLVPHESY; encoded by the coding sequence ATGCTTGTAAGACAAGGCACTCATCGCAACGAGAAAATTGACCGCCGGCTGGCGGCTTGCCTGGCGGCAATCGCCGGCGCATTGAATGCATCGGCCTTCTACGCTGTCGGCTTCTTCTCGGCCAACATGACGGGCAATGTATCGACGCTGTCCGATCACCTTGCCGAGGGACAGTGGCTGTCTAGCCTGTTTTACGGCGGGATTGTAATTGCCTTCATCTTGGGTGCGGCGGCGTCAACGCTGATTGTCAACGCCGGTCGCCGGCGCAATATTCATGCGATCTATGCTTACAGTATTCTGACCGAGGCTATCTTACTTGCCGCGCTTGGCTGCGCGGATCTCTGGTTGCTTGCTGCCTGGCGCACTCCGGTTCTCGTCCTCGGGCTTGCATTCCTGATGGGCCTTCAGAACGCGGTCGTCACCCGCATCTCGGACGCCCGGGTTCGCACCACGCATGTTTCCGGGATGGCAACGGATATAGGCATCGAGCTGGCCGTTGCCCTGGACGCCTTGCGTGGGCGTGAGCAGCCTTCGGAGGCGCGGCACAATCTGGGCAAACTCCGATTGCATCTTTACACGATTGTTTCATTCCTCCTTGGCGGTGTCCTGGGAGTGTTCGTGTATCGAGCCATCGGCGGCTATCTTCTCCTGCTGGCCGCCGCTGCCCTGGTCGCAATCGCACTTGACGCAATCTTACGGGCAAGGAGGGTGCTTGTTCCCCATGAGAGCTATTGA
- a CDS encoding helix-turn-helix transcriptional regulator — MITAAQMRAARALLGIDQRQLAELAGVSVPTIQRMEASPDVVRGNVDSLMRLLAALSEAGIEVINEGAVSPDGGRGVRLKTKRSESGAPGLPGRGTGPRS; from the coding sequence ATGATCACCGCCGCACAGATGCGTGCCGCAAGAGCCCTTCTTGGTATAGATCAGCGCCAACTCGCGGAATTGGCGGGGGTATCCGTTCCGACAATCCAACGGATGGAGGCAAGCCCCGACGTCGTGCGCGGCAATGTTGATTCCCTGATGCGATTGCTGGCGGCTTTAAGCGAAGCCGGCATTGAGGTGATCAACGAAGGCGCGGTCAGCCCGGATGGAGGGCGCGGCGTCAGGCTGAAGACCAAGCGGTCGGAGAGCGGGGCGCCGGGATTGCCCGGACGAGGAACGGGACCTCGCTCATGA